In Ascaphus truei isolate aAscTru1 chromosome 7, aAscTru1.hap1, whole genome shotgun sequence, one genomic interval encodes:
- the LOC142499713 gene encoding lactase/phlorizin hydrolase-like isoform X3, producing the protein MGYDINEFLDHSAVSKESLGNLPAVSYASRSSYTTVWDKFASQSAAERDAFLYDTFASGFQWGTSTAAFKVEGGWAEGGKGETIWDTFGHQGHAEKNETANVACDSYHKMDYDVYLLKGLESKMYMFSISWSRLFPTGFKSKVNAKGLKYYNKLIDRLLHANIEPMVTLFHWDLPQPLQELGGWQNESVIDAFVDYAGFCFSSFGDRVKLWVTFHEPWVVGYAGYGTGQHAPGIKDPGDTSYKVSHGILKAHAKAWHVYNDIYRPQQRGKVGISLNSDWAEPASAAPEDVKAAERYMQFMLGWFAHPIFVNGDYPEVFKTQMQLKHQQCPDTVSPLPTFTEEEKSYIRGSADFVGISHYTSRLVSAPVNTSCVPEYDNIGGFAQHVDPSWPVTSSSWVTVVPWGIRRLLNFVKEEYAKSGLPIYITGNGAPTAYDGDVFNDTARMDYLTAYINEVLKAVKNDGVPVSSYVVRSLLDSFEGPRGYSQRFGLHYVDFGDANRQRTPKESAYLFSGIVKRNGFPNSKLTSGAASGARMFNPRKLSPLPASDVPSKAKVVWEKFSGQSAFERDMYFHGTFPDDFKWGVSTSSYQVEGGWDADGKGPSTWDTFTHVPGNIVNNDTGDIACDSYHQLDADMYMLRALGVTSYRFSLSWSRIFPSGKGSANAKGVDYYNRLIDGLVANNIAPMVTLYHWDLPQALEDSGGWENDSVLDAFHSYADYCFRTFGDRVKFWMTFNQPHSIVAAGYGVGLFPPGIKDDPGSAPYRVAHRLLKVHARVYHTYDEKYRKSQGGVISLSLNTEWVEPKNHKEPRDLEAADRYLQFTLGWFAHPIFKTGDYPNVMKWQVANKSDLQDLTSSRLPSFTEEERAYIQGTADVFCINIYTTKIVQHKTIKLKPATFEGDVDITEEVNTNWPSTAVKEHRAVAWGLRRLLNWVKDEYGDVPIYITENGVATDDKADFDDTNRIFYYKTYIDEALKAHRLDGVNLKGYSAWSLMDAFEWNSGYSVRFGLHHVDFLNPNRPRTPKRSAMYYAEVIRNNGIPLDSDDAFLFGEFPNNFVWSVASASYQIEGAWRADGKGLSIWDQYSHSPLRIGNDDNGDIACDSYNRVEEDVALIKDLKVTHYRFSVSWPRVLPDGTVNFVNEVGLNYYVRLIDALLAANITPQVTIYHWDLPQALQNIGGWENETIVQRFKEYADFLFQRLGDKVKFWITINEPYIIANLGYGYGTAAPGIASRPGRAPYVVGHNIIKAHAEAWHLYNDTYRAKQGGVISITINSDWAEPRNPYKQEDVDAARRYMMFYGGWFAHPIFNNGDYNEIMKSTIRERSLAQGLVTSRLPEFTESEKRRIKGTYDYFGFNHYTTILASPLNFPQSQQSYDADRGVASLTDRSWLGSGSIWLKVTPFGFRRILNWIKEEFNNPLIYVTENGISERGTDLNDTWRVQYYKGYVNEALKAVKYDGVDLRGYTAWSLMDNFEWATGFAERFGLYYINYTDPALPRIPKESTKYYRTLIQCNGFPDTSNGSHPCLQPEPEVGTTVTTTTRVAPTTEDNQSGTVDFLGLQISTSDAKTALYVLFSLLLVSVLGIILFCFMYRKILKKLKEAELF; encoded by the exons ATGGGATATGACATTAATGAGTTTTTAGACCATTCAGCTGTCAGCAAGGAAAG CTTGGGAAACCTACCAGCCGTGTCCTATGCCTCTCGCTCATCGTACACCACCGTTTGGGACAAGTTTGCAAGCCAGTCCGCAGCAGAGAGAGACGCCTTCTTGTATGACACCTTCGCCAGTGGTTTTCAGTGGGGAACATCTACCGCAGCCTTTAAAGTGGAAGGAGGCTGGGCAGAGGGTGGAAAAGGAGAAACTATATGGGACACATTTGGTCATCAAGGCCATGCTGAAAAGAATGAAACCGCAAACGTGGCTTGTGATAGCTACCATAAAATGGACTACGATGTGTATCTTCTGAAGGGGCTAGAGTCCAAAATGTATATGTTTTCTATATCTTGGTCTAGGCTTTTCCCAACAGGCTTCAAGTCTAAAGTGAATGCAAAAGGCTTAAAATACTACAACAAATTAATTGACCGCTTACTTCACGCAAATATTGAACCAATGGTTACCTTGTTTCACTGGGATTTACCCCAACCGTTGCAAGAACTTGGAGGTTGGCAAAATGAGAGCGTTATAGATGCTTTTGTGGACTATGCAGGTTTCTGCTTTAGCAGCTTTGGTGATCGGGTCAAATTATGGGTAACATTCCATGAACCATGGGTTGTTGGCTACGCCGGTTATGGCACTGGACAACATGCACCAGGAATTAAAGATCCAGGAGACACCTCATACAAG GTTTCCCACGGCATCCTGAAAGCTCACGCAAAAGCTTGGCATGTGTACAATGATATATACCGTCCCCAGCAACGGGGAAAAGTGGGCATCTCTTTAAACTCGGACTGGGCAGAGCCAGCGTCTGCTGCTCCTGAGGATGTGAAGGCCGCTGAGCGCTACATGCAGTTCATGTTGGGCTGGTTTGCCCATCCTATTTTTGTTAACGGCGATTACCCTGAGGTCTTTAAAACACAAATGCAGCTGAAGCACCAGCAGTGCCCTGACACCGTGTCTCCACTGCCCACATTTACAGAAGAAGAGAAATCCTATATCAGAGGATCTGCAGACTTCGTTGGCATTTCCCATTATACTTCCAGGCTGGTCAGTGCTCCTGTGAATACCAGCTGTGTTCCAGAGTATGATAACATCGGGGGCTTTGCTCAGCACGTGGATCCTTCGTGGCCCGTGACCTCCTCTTCCTGGGTCACAGTAGTACCCTGGGGTATCAGGAGGCTGCTAAATTTTGTGAAAGAGGAGTATGCGAAGAGCGGCCTTCCGATATACATAACCGGGAACGGGGCGCCAACGGCATATGATGGAGATGTGTTTAATGACACTGCAAGAATGGATTATTTGACTGCCTACATCAATGAGGTTTTAAAAG CTGTGAAGAATGACGGAGTGCCTGTAAGTTCATATGTAGTCCGGTCCTTGCTGGACAGCTTTGAAGGGCCACGGGGTTACAGCCAGAGATTTGGTTTACATTACGTGGACTTCGGAGATGCAAACAGACAGAGGACCCCGAAAGAGTCGGCATATTTATTCTCCGGCATTGTTAAACGCAACGGCTTCCCAAATAGCAAGTTGACCAGTGGCGCGGCTTCAGGCGCAAGAATGTTTAACCCAAGAAAGCTATCACCCCTGCCAGCCTCTGATGTTCCCTCAAAAGCAAAGGTCGTATGGGAAAAATTCTCAGGCCAAAGCGCCTTTGAAAGAGATATGTATTTCCATGGCACGTTTCCAGATGATTTCAAATGGGGAGTTTCCACCTCTTCTTATCAGGTTGAAGGAGGATGGGACGCTGATGGAAAAGGACCCAGCACATGGGACACATTTACACATGTTCCTGGGAACATTGTTAATAATGACACTGGAGATATTGCATGTGACAGCTATCATCAGCTAGATGCAGATATGTACATGCTAAGGGCTTTAGGAGTCACAAGTTACAGGTTCTCTTTGTCTTGGTCTCGAATCTTTCCATCTGGAAAGGGTTCCGCCAATGCTAAAGGGGTTGACTATTACAATAGGCTTATTGATGGCTTAGTAGCGAACAACATAGCTCCAATGGTGACACTTTACCACTGGGATCTACCCCAAGCACTCGAGGATTCAGGCGGTTGGGAGAATGATTCAGTGCTCGATGCATTTCATAGCTATGCTGATTATTGTTTTCGCACCTTTGGAGACCGGGTCAAGTTCTGGATGACATTTAATCAGCCCCACAGCATCGTAGCAGCTGGCTACGGTGTGGGTCTGTTTCCACCAGGTATCAAGGACGATCCTGGCTCTGCTCCATACAGAGTCGCTCACCGTTTATTAAAAGTCCATGCCAGGGTCTACCATACGTATGATGAGAAATATCGGAAGAGTCAAGGAGGGGTGATTTCGCTGAGTCTCAATACAGAATGGGTAGAACCCAAAAACCACAAGGAACCGAGAGACTTGGAGGCGGCTGACCGCTACCTGCAGTTCACACTGGGGTGGTTTGCACACCCAATCTTCAAAACTGGTGACTACCCGAATGTCATGAAATGGCAAGTGGCAAATAAGAGCGACTTGCAGGACCTGACATCTTCCAGGCTTCCAAGTTttacagaggaggagagagcatATATCCAGGGGACGGCTGATGTCTTCTGTATAAACATCTACACCACAAAAATAGTGCAGCATAAAACCATCAAGCTGAAACCAGCTACTTTTGAGGGAGATGTAGACATAACTGAAGAGGTTAATACAAACTGGCCATCAACAGCGGTTAAAGAGCACCGAGCAGTGGCTTGGGGGTTAAGGAGGCTGCTTAACTGGGTGAAGGATGAGTATGGAGACGTTCCTATTTATATCACTGAAAACGGGGTCGCGACAGACGACAAGGCTGATTTTGATGACACCAACCGTATATTTTACTACAAAACCTACATCGACGAAGCCTTGAAAG CTCACAGATTAGATGGGGTGAACCTGAAAGGGTACAGTGCCTGGTCTCTCATGGACGCCTTTGAATGGAATTCGGGGTACAGCGTGAGGTTCGGTTTGCACCATGTGGATTTCCTGAATCCTAACAGACCGAGGACCCCTAAACGTTCCGCAATGTACTATGCCGAAGTTATACGGAACAATGGGATCCCGCTGGACAGCGACGACGCATTCCTGTTTGGGGAGTTCCCAAATAACTTTGTATGGAGCGTGGCATCGGCATCGTACCAG ATTGAAGGAGCCTGGAGAGCAGATGGGAAAGGACTCAGCATCTGGGACCAGTACTCACACTCCCCTTTAAGAATCGGAAATGATGATAACGGGGACATAGCCTGCGATAGCTACAACAGGGTGGAGGAAGACGTGGCTCTGATCAAGGATCTCAAAGTCACTCACTACCGGTTTTCAGTCTCTTGGCCACGGGTTCTCCCAGATGGGACGGTGAATTTTGTCAATGAAGTTGGGCTGAATTACTACGTGCGACTGATTGACGCTCTTCTTGCAGCTAATATCACACCCCAG GTAACAATTTATCACTGGGATCTGCCGCAAGCTTTGCAAAACATTGGGGGCTGGGAGAATGAAACTATCGTGCAAAGATTTAAAGAGTATGCTGACTTTCTCTTCCAAAGACTGGGAGACAAGGTGAAGTTCTGGATAACTATCAATGAACCGTATATCATTGCCAACCTTGGGTACGGCTATGGTACAGCTGCACCAG GAATCGCTTCAAGACCTGGGCGGGCACCCTACGTAGTGGGGCATAATATAATAAAGGCTCACGCGGAAGCCTGGCACCTCTACAACGACACCTACAGAGCAAAGCAAGGGGGCGTCATCTCTATTACCATCAACTCAGACTGGGCAGAGCCAAGGAATCCCTATAAGCAGGAGGATGTTGATGCAGCAAGAAGATATATGATG TTTTACGGTGGTTGGTTTGCACATCCTATTTTTAATAATGGCGATTATAACGAGATCATGAAATCCACGATACGGGAGAGAAGTCTCGCTCAAGGGCTGGTGACCTCCCG ACTCCCAGAGTTCACAGAGAGTGAGAAGAGGAGAATTAAAGGGACATACGACTACTTTGGCTTCAATCACTACACCACCATACTAGCATCTCCCCTGAACTTTCCACAATCTCAGCAGTCCTACGATGCAGACAG AGGAGTGGCTTCACTGACTGACCGAAGCTGGCTTGGATCCGGTTCCATTTGGTTGAAGGTGACACCTTTTGGCTTCAGAAGAATATTAAACTGGATAAAGGAAGAGTTCAACAACCCCCTTATTTATGTGACAGAGAACGGCATTTCTGAACGCGGCACTGATCTAAATGATACCTGGAGAGTCCAGTACTACAAGGGTTATGTCAATGAGGCCTTGAAAG CTGTCAAGTATGACGGCGTCGACCTCCGGGGATACACAGCTTGGAGTCTGATGGATAACTTTGAATGGGCAACAGGATTTGCCGAAAGGTTCGGTTTGTATTACATCAACTACACAGACCCAGCTCTGCCGCGCATCCCTAAGGAGTCAACAAAGTATTACAGAACACTCATTCAATGCAATGGTTTCCCAGACACAAGCAATGGATCACACCCCTGTCTCCAGCCAGAGCCAGAAG TAGGTACAACTGTGACTACAACCACTCGTGTAGCTCCCACCACAGAGGATAATCAAAGTGGAACAGTGGACTTTCTTGGATTACAAATATCTACGTCAGACGCAAAGACCGCTTTGTACGTGCTGTTTTCACTGTTGCTGGTGTCCGTTTTAGGcattatcttgttttgttttatgTACAGGAAGATATTAAAAAAACTGAAGGAAGCAGAATTATTTTAG